A stretch of DNA from Vicingus serpentipes:
ATGAAGATTTTCCGCAATAGAAATAGGGTTATATATCGTACCAAACGAGTTGGAACTAATATTAAATTTAGCTTCTTTTAACCTATGTCCAATATTTTGCGAAAAGCAAGACCCGATTAAAAATAGCCCCTCATTATGAGAGATTTTAAAGTTTGATTGAGGTATTTTAGTAGGAATGGAAAGTATCATTTTTAGTAAAAGCCTATTTTCTAAAAATCCAATATTCAGGGTTAAGCTTGGTCATTCCTTTCCATATTTCAAGATGGACATCCGTTTTTGATGCTCCCGACTCATTAACTAAAACTCCCAAATGTTGTTTTGTACTTACTTTATCTCCTTTCTTAACAAAAACTTCAGTCATATATGAATAAACACTCAAGTATTCTCCATGTCTAATCATTACAACTTTTCCTTCTCCAGGAATAATGGCCACAGAACTAACTTCACCATCAAAAATTGCTCTAGCTATTGCTCCTTTTGTTGTACTAATATCAATACCATTATTGTTTATTACAATTCCTGTTAAAACTGGGTGTGGATGTTGACCAAAACGATCAGTAATAACTCCCTCCATAACTGGCCAAGGTAACTTGCCTTTATTGGCAGCAAAAGAATTTGAAAGTTTTAATGCTTCTGGAGTCATAGGGAAACCTTTTGAAGTATTTCCAGCTTTTTTAGCTGCTTCACGAGCTTTTCTAATCTCGTCTTCAATAATTTTTTGTATCGCTTTTTGTAATTTTTGAGCTGCAGCTTGCTTTTTAGCTAATTCTTGCTTTAACTCTTGCTCCTTTCCTTGAAGCTGTTTTACAGCACCCTCTCTCTCTACTTGCTCAACAGCTAATTTTTGTTTCTCTTGTTCTTCTAAAGAAATTATAGCACCTTTTTCTTGCTTTGCTTGGTCTAATTCTGTTATTTTTTGTTTTAGCGATTCTTGTGTTTTTACAATATTTTTTGCTTGACTTTTTCGGTATGTTGAATATTGCTGAATATACTTTAATCGCTTATAAGCTTGATTAAAACTATTTGAAGCAAATACAAACATAATCTTTTCAAAAGAACCCTTATGGACATATGCATAGTAAATCATTTTAGCATACTCCTCTTTTAGCTTTGATAAATCATTTTGCAAAAAAGCTATTTCATCTGTGTTTTTCTTAATCTCATTATTGTACATTCTAAGTTCAGCATTTAAAGCTGAAATCAATCCTGCACGAGCATTAATTTTACTCTTTAATTTCAATAACTCGTCTAATGAAAGCTCTTTGTTTTTTCGTGTTTCGTTTAACAATTTGTTCGTTAGCGAAATTTCTTTCTGAAGCAACTTCTTTTTAGCCTCTAAATCATTTTTGGACTGAGCATTAGTATTTAAACTAAAAAATAGTGAGCAAATAATTGCCAAGCATCCAAGAATATGTTTATTGAATTTGCTCATACTTAGATGGGATTTTAAACGAATAACTTTGCTCTTTATCTAATGTTATTTTACTATAGTCAACATTAATTTTAAGTTGCTTTTTAGACTGTATATTAAAAGCTAATTTATAAGGAAACAATTGATTGTTTAAATCAGTGTGCTTAGAAAAAATAGCATTTAATGATTGGTCTTTATTAGGGTCTAAGATTAACAATTCAACAATTTTATAGGTTTTAGGAATTAACCATATTGCCTGAGATTGCTCTTTTATTTTTTCCTTCTCTTTTTTAATGTCTTTTTTTACTTTTCGTTTCTTCTCGGTTCCTATAAAATAACGGTTAGTTTTACGGTCTATTGCAGTCTTAAGTTTTTCATTTTTTTCAAATTCTAAACTATTACCAATCAATAATGATTGAAGCATTTCAAAATCAAACTCTACATTAAACATTTTATTAATGTATTCGAAATCACCCTTAAAATATTCTGACTTTACTCTGTTCATTAACATTACTGAATCTTGAGTAATCATTACTCTCGCTATTTCTATTCCTAAAACTGGTGTAATTGAAATCCATATCACACTGTCTTTTTGAATTCTAAGGTGCGCTTTAAAAGAAGTTGACTTCTCATCAATAAATTCAATTTCTGCTTTTGCAGAAAGCGAACCAAAATTAAATTCATTTTTACTTAATGAATCCACTAACTCTTTAGTGGTATGATGCTCTATTTTATTTTTAACTATTTCTTCTTGCGGTTTACATGCATAAAAAAATATAAACAAAAAAAGAATAGAATATTTAATATGAAACAGCTTATTCATACAGCTTTTTATCTTCAATTTTTTTGTTCAGTAAATCTGAGCCTTCGCCTTGCGTTTTAGCTAAATTCCAAAACTCTAATGCTTTTTCTATATTATTTAATTTGGCATGGACATCACCAAGGTGTTCAAGAATTACAGCATTTTTATCTCCTCCATTTGCAATCGCTTTTTCTAGCCATTCTTTAGCAGCAATATATTTTCCTTGTTTGTATAAAATCCAAGCATAAGTATCTTCGTAGTTAGGTTGGTTTGGTTCTATTTCATTTGCTAAAGCAGATAATTCTTCAGCTCTTTCTAAATGCTCTTCCCTAAGTGATAAATAGTAACCATAGTTATTGAGTACAAAAATATTTCTTGGCTCAATTTCTAATGCTTTTTCATAAGCTTCATCTGACTCTTTATGTTGTTTTAATTGATAATAACTATCTCCTAAATTTGCATAAAACTGAGCCAATAAAGGAGGATTATCTAGAACAAAATCTTTACCTAGAACAAAATAATCAGCTGCTTCTTGATAATTCTTCTTTTGCATATTTGCAACACCATAAAAGAAGTAAAACATTGGTTGATTTGGGAATAAATCAATTGCAGGTTTACTATGAGCTAATAAATCATCATAGTTCTGTAACTCTGCATCAATTAACAACACTTGACTCCAAATAGCAAACTTAGAACTATCTAATTCAATTGCTTTTAAATAATTTTCTTTAGCACTTTCAACCTTTTTTTCACGATATAAAAAATCAGCATATATCGTATATGCTTTAGCTTCCGAAGGATGTGTTTTTATTAAAATTTTGTTTAAATCAAATGCTTCTTTTTTTAGTTCTGAATCATTTTCAGTGTAAGAAAAATAAGATAGTAAAATTTGCATTTTAGAGTCTATATCAAAATCTTCACTTTCAAAAACTTGCTTTATTTCATTATATGCTTTTTCTTTTTCACCAATGTTTCGGTAATAATCATAAAGCCCTAAATGTGAAAAATTATCAGTAGAATCTTTTTCTAAAATTTGCTGATAGATTTCAAACGCCTTATCATTTAAATTGTTTGCTAAATACATATCAGCCAAATACCCTTGAAATTTAGTTTCTTCTGGGTACTCATTAATTAATGCTTTTAATTCTTCTGCAGCCTTATCAATGTTATTTAACTTTATATAAACCTTTTGTTTTTGTAGCGATATTTCTTCTGAAATACCCATTTTTTCTTCCAAGCTATTATAGCTTTTTATTGCTTCTTGGTATTGTCCAACGTATAGCTGCATACCAGCTAAATCATAATACAACTCAACATTTTCAGGGTTTTTTTCAACAAGTTTTTGATATTGCTTTATTGCGTTTTCTGTGTCTCCATTTTTCTGTAAAGCGTAAGCATAAAAATAACGGTACCAATAGTTCTCTCCATCTATTTCAACAGACCTTTGAGCATTGTCTAAAGCTAATTGTTTCTGCTCAGCAAAATCAAAAATCTTAGCTACTTCATAATATGCAGCAGGCTCATCTGGTGCTATTTCAATACATTTACTAAACAAACCAGCAGCGATTTGATAGTTGCCTAATATTCTTTCTTTGTTTGCATTATGAAACATAAAATCATAATTCATTCTTTCCTTTTCAGAAAGTTCAGAAAGGCTTTTGCTTTTTGTTTTTTTAGGTTGACTTGAATTATTTTCTACACTTTTAGGTGCTGAACATCCTATAAAAAAGAGGATAAAAAACGAGAAAATGTAGAAGAATATTTTCATTTAATTAGTTGCTTAAGCATTTTTAGTTTATTTCGTTATAATCGCCAATGCTTAATTCTTGAGCATTATTACTAATTTTTACAAAATTTCCAATCATTGAATTGTTTAATGTAGAATCAGTAATTGTTGTGTTTGTTTGAATTATTGTATTAGTTATGGTTGAATTTTCAATCATCGAATTATCTCCAATAGAAACATGAGGCCCAATTGTTGCGTTTTTCAAAACAACATTTTTACCAATAAAACAAGGTTCTATTATCTTTGAACCTTCATTTTTTAGTGAAGCATCAACAATATTTTCATTTTTAATATGCTCTAAAACCCTTTGGTTTGTATAAACTGTAGCTTTATAATTACCACAATCGAGCCATTCATTCACCTTCCCAGGAACAAATTTCGTTCCTTTTTGCTTCATGTTCTCTAAAGCATTGGTTAATTGATATTCTCCCTTTTCTTTAATGTCGTTATCAATTAAATATTGTAATTCGTTTTTTAAATACGCTCCGTCTTTAAAATAGTAAATTCCAATGATTGCTAAATCAGAAACAAACTCAACTGGTTTTTCAACAAAATCAGTAATTACATTTTGTTCGTTAAGTTTAACAACACCAAAAGCACTTGGATCATCAATTTGATTCACCCAAATAATACCATCAGCACTACTATCTAATGTAAAATCTGCTCTAAATAATGTATCGGCAAACGCTACTACAACATTGCCTTGCAAGCTATCTTTAGCACAAAGTATTGCATGTGCTGTTCCTAAAGCTTCTTCTTGGTGATAAATACTTCCTTTTGCCCCTAATCCTTCTGCAACAGCAATTAAGTCTTTTTCTACTTGATCGCCAAAATCACCGATAATAAAAGCTATTTCATCAACTGGTTCTCCGCAAACTTTTGTAATATCTTCAACTAATCGTTGAACTATTGGTTTTCCAGCTACTGGAACTAACGGTTTTGGAACTGTTAATGTATGAGGTCTTAAGCGTGAACCTCTTCCTGCCATTGGCACTATAATTTTCATGTCTTTTTATTTTTTCCCTGTACTACCAAATCCTCCAGCACCTCTTTCGGTGTCTGAAAGTTCTTCAACTAATTTCCATTCTGCTTGCTCATGTTTAGCAATCACCAACTGCGCTACTCTTTCTCCATTTTCTATTGTAAATTCTTCATTTGAAAGGTTTACCAAAATCACACCAATTTCGCCTCGGTAATCAGCATCTATTGTTCCTGGAGTATTTAAAACGGTTACTCCATTTTTATATGCTAAACCACTTCTTGGTCTTACTTGTGCTTCATAACCTATTGGTAACTCTATAAAAAGACCTGTTTTAACGAGTGTTCTTTCTAAAGGTTTAAGTGTAATTGATTCTGATATATTTGCTCTTAAATCAACTCCAGCAGAAGCTTCGGTACCATAAGTTGGTAAAGGATGATTTGACTTATTGACTATTTTAATATCCATTGTAAATTCTTTTTTGCAATTGACTAAATTACCACTTTTTTTGGTCTTTCTATAAGGTAAATTATAGCTGCAAAAGCTATTAATAAAAGACTATGAACACTGTATTTTAAAAATCCTGACGTTAAATCAATATAACTGCTTATAAGGTAAAATCCAAACGAAATTGTTAAGTATAAAAATATCTTGGGTAAATCGTATTTAATTGGATAATGTTTTCTACTTAAAATAAATGATAATAACATCATTGAAAAATAACAAATTAGTGTAGCCCATGCCGACCCTACATAACCATAAACTGGAATCCAAACATAATTTAAAGCAATTGTAATTAATGCCCCAAAAATACCAATGTATGCTCCATATTTTGTTTTTCCACTTAACTTGTACCATATAGATTGGTTATAATATATCCCCAAACTTATATTTGCAAACATTAAAATTGGCACTACATGTAAACCCTCCCAAAAAGCTTCGTTTGGAATAAAATATTTTACAACATCAATAAATAACATAACTCCTAAAAAAATGGTTGCGCAAACTATCACAAAATAGGTCATTACTTTCGAATAATTTTCCTTAGCATTTACTTCTTTTTCTTGAGCAAAAAAGAATGGTTCTGCTGCATATCTAAATGCTTGAATAAATAGTGTAATAATTATTGAAACTTTATAGCATGCTCCATAAATTCCAATCTGTGATAATGTTTCTTTTTCTCCTAAAACATCAAACAACATTCTTTTTAGCATTATTCTATCAATTGTTTCATTAACAATTCCTGCCAAACCAAAAATTAACAGGGGTAAAGCATAAA
This window harbors:
- a CDS encoding murein hydrolase activator EnvC family protein; the encoded protein is MSKFNKHILGCLAIICSLFFSLNTNAQSKNDLEAKKKLLQKEISLTNKLLNETRKNKELSLDELLKLKSKINARAGLISALNAELRMYNNEIKKNTDEIAFLQNDLSKLKEEYAKMIYYAYVHKGSFEKIMFVFASNSFNQAYKRLKYIQQYSTYRKSQAKNIVKTQESLKQKITELDQAKQEKGAIISLEEQEKQKLAVEQVEREGAVKQLQGKEQELKQELAKKQAAAQKLQKAIQKIIEDEIRKAREAAKKAGNTSKGFPMTPEALKLSNSFAANKGKLPWPVMEGVITDRFGQHPHPVLTGIVINNNGIDISTTKGAIARAIFDGEVSSVAIIPGEGKVVMIRHGEYLSVYSYMTEVFVKKGDKVSTKQHLGVLVNESGASKTDVHLEIWKGMTKLNPEYWIFRK
- a CDS encoding DUF4292 domain-containing protein → MNKLFHIKYSILFLFIFFYACKPQEEIVKNKIEHHTTKELVDSLSKNEFNFGSLSAKAEIEFIDEKSTSFKAHLRIQKDSVIWISITPVLGIEIARVMITQDSVMLMNRVKSEYFKGDFEYINKMFNVEFDFEMLQSLLIGNSLEFEKNEKLKTAIDRKTNRYFIGTEKKRKVKKDIKKEKEKIKEQSQAIWLIPKTYKIVELLILDPNKDQSLNAIFSKHTDLNNQLFPYKLAFNIQSKKQLKINVDYSKITLDKEQSYSFKIPSKYEQIQ
- a CDS encoding tetratricopeptide repeat protein, whose protein sequence is MKIFFYIFSFFILFFIGCSAPKSVENNSSQPKKTKSKSLSELSEKERMNYDFMFHNANKERILGNYQIAAGLFSKCIEIAPDEPAAYYEVAKIFDFAEQKQLALDNAQRSVEIDGENYWYRYFYAYALQKNGDTENAIKQYQKLVEKNPENVELYYDLAGMQLYVGQYQEAIKSYNSLEEKMGISEEISLQKQKVYIKLNNIDKAAEELKALINEYPEETKFQGYLADMYLANNLNDKAFEIYQQILEKDSTDNFSHLGLYDYYRNIGEKEKAYNEIKQVFESEDFDIDSKMQILLSYFSYTENDSELKKEAFDLNKILIKTHPSEAKAYTIYADFLYREKKVESAKENYLKAIELDSSKFAIWSQVLLIDAELQNYDDLLAHSKPAIDLFPNQPMFYFFYGVANMQKKNYQEAADYFVLGKDFVLDNPPLLAQFYANLGDSYYQLKQHKESDEAYEKALEIEPRNIFVLNNYGYYLSLREEHLERAEELSALANEIEPNQPNYEDTYAWILYKQGKYIAAKEWLEKAIANGGDKNAVILEHLGDVHAKLNNIEKALEFWNLAKTQGEGSDLLNKKIEDKKLYE
- a CDS encoding sugar phosphate nucleotidyltransferase; this encodes MKIIVPMAGRGSRLRPHTLTVPKPLVPVAGKPIVQRLVEDITKVCGEPVDEIAFIIGDFGDQVEKDLIAVAEGLGAKGSIYHQEEALGTAHAILCAKDSLQGNVVVAFADTLFRADFTLDSSADGIIWVNQIDDPSAFGVVKLNEQNVITDFVEKPVEFVSDLAIIGIYYFKDGAYLKNELQYLIDNDIKEKGEYQLTNALENMKQKGTKFVPGKVNEWLDCGNYKATVYTNQRVLEHIKNENIVDASLKNEGSKIIEPCFIGKNVVLKNATIGPHVSIGDNSMIENSTITNTIIQTNTTITDSTLNNSMIGNFVKISNNAQELSIGDYNEIN
- the dut gene encoding dUTP diphosphatase — protein: MDIKIVNKSNHPLPTYGTEASAGVDLRANISESITLKPLERTLVKTGLFIELPIGYEAQVRPRSGLAYKNGVTVLNTPGTIDADYRGEIGVILVNLSNEEFTIENGERVAQLVIAKHEQAEWKLVEELSDTERGAGGFGSTGKK
- a CDS encoding oligosaccharide flippase family protein translates to MSNPLKKLASQTAIYGLTTIIGRLMTWFLVPIYIGAAKFSTDQYGIITEMYSYVAFLVVFLTYGMETAYFRYSTQKDESKQKVYTTIIYSLLATSFIFISVAFLFNQSIADWLKYPNNKEFVTWFAIIVGLDAVSSIPMARLRAENKATKFVIVNFANIIVFVGLNLFFLAYCRPMHASGKTNWIIDTFYNPNIGVGYVFISNLIASIIKFVLLLPEMIYAKYGFELSLLKKMFIYALPLLIFGLAGIVNETIDRIMLKRMLFDVLGEKETLSQIGIYGACYKVSIIITLFIQAFRYAAEPFFFAQEKEVNAKENYSKVMTYFVIVCATIFLGVMLFIDVVKYFIPNEAFWEGLHVVPILMFANISLGIYYNQSIWYKLSGKTKYGAYIGIFGALITIALNYVWIPVYGYVGSAWATLICYFSMMLLSFILSRKHYPIKYDLPKIFLYLTISFGFYLISSYIDLTSGFLKYSVHSLLLIAFAAIIYLIERPKKVVI